In a single window of the Pseudogemmatithrix spongiicola genome:
- the ctaD gene encoding cytochrome c oxidase subunit I, translating to MASIAAPTHAGSVSTPAEQTGIWSWITTVDHKRIGTLYLWTALIFFLIGGFEAVLIRTQLMRPNMGFVSAETYNQLFTMHGTTMVFLAVMPLSAAFFNYLIPLQIGARDVAFPRLNAFSYWVYLLGGIFITMPILFKVAPDGGWFGYAPLTTNRFSSGPNIDFWVLGLQILGVSSLAAAFNFITTIINMRAPGMSLMRMPMFTWMSFVVQFLIILAFPPITVALFFLLMDRFFGTNFYAIAAGADPLLWQHLFWVFGHPEVYILILPAFGLVSEVLPTFSKKPLFGYNVMVYSGIMIGFLGFGVWAHHMFAVGMGAVADSIFSLMTMLIAIPTGVKIFNWIATMWAGEIRFTVPMKFAIALIAMFTIGGISGVMHSSPPSDLQQTDTYFVVAHFHYVLFGGSIMGIFAGIYFYYPKMTGRHLDETLGNWHFWLNFIGMNLTFFPMHFSGLTGMSRRIYTYDAGQGWDLWNLLATYGTYLLVVATSVFVWNFVRSRTRGAIAGNDPWGAATLEWSIPSPPPEYNFAQLPEVTSRYPLWDLKAPEKTAGIEHSHADAMTITDAHAVPVHEETERHTAKELGIPMPLPTAKPLFVAFMMVVMFSGLLFLRNDMFAVAMTLTIGGGAAMAVGLYLWLTSPLE from the coding sequence ATGGCTAGCATTGCTGCCCCCACGCACGCCGGCTCGGTGTCCACGCCGGCGGAGCAGACCGGGATCTGGAGCTGGATCACAACGGTCGATCACAAGCGGATCGGCACGCTGTACCTCTGGACCGCACTGATCTTCTTCCTGATCGGCGGCTTCGAGGCCGTCCTGATCCGCACGCAGCTCATGCGCCCGAACATGGGCTTCGTGAGCGCCGAGACGTACAACCAGCTGTTCACGATGCACGGCACGACGATGGTGTTCCTCGCCGTCATGCCGCTCTCGGCCGCGTTCTTCAACTATCTCATCCCGCTGCAGATCGGTGCGCGTGACGTCGCCTTCCCGCGGCTCAACGCGTTCTCGTACTGGGTGTACCTGCTGGGCGGCATCTTCATCACGATGCCGATCCTCTTCAAGGTCGCGCCGGACGGCGGCTGGTTCGGCTATGCGCCGCTGACGACGAACCGGTTCTCGTCGGGCCCCAACATCGACTTCTGGGTGCTGGGCCTGCAGATCCTCGGCGTGAGCTCGCTGGCCGCGGCGTTCAACTTCATCACGACGATCATCAACATGCGGGCGCCGGGCATGAGCCTGATGCGCATGCCGATGTTCACGTGGATGTCGTTCGTGGTGCAGTTCCTGATCATCCTCGCGTTCCCGCCGATCACGGTGGCGCTGTTCTTCCTGCTGATGGACCGCTTCTTCGGGACGAACTTCTACGCCATCGCCGCCGGCGCCGACCCGCTGCTGTGGCAGCACCTGTTCTGGGTGTTCGGCCACCCCGAGGTGTACATCCTGATCCTGCCCGCCTTCGGCCTCGTGTCGGAGGTGCTGCCGACCTTCTCGAAGAAGCCGCTGTTCGGCTACAACGTGATGGTCTACTCGGGCATCATGATCGGCTTCCTCGGCTTCGGCGTCTGGGCCCACCACATGTTCGCGGTGGGCATGGGCGCGGTCGCGGACTCGATCTTCTCGCTGATGACGATGCTCATCGCGATCCCGACGGGCGTGAAGATCTTCAACTGGATCGCGACGATGTGGGCGGGCGAGATCCGCTTCACGGTCCCGATGAAGTTCGCCATCGCGCTCATCGCGATGTTCACGATCGGCGGCATCTCGGGCGTGATGCACAGCTCGCCGCCGTCCGACCTGCAGCAGACGGACACGTACTTCGTGGTGGCGCACTTCCACTACGTGCTGTTCGGCGGCTCGATCATGGGCATCTTCGCCGGCATCTACTTCTACTATCCGAAGATGACCGGCCGGCATCTCGACGAGACGCTGGGCAACTGGCACTTCTGGCTGAACTTCATCGGCATGAACCTCACGTTCTTCCCGATGCACTTCAGCGGCCTCACCGGTATGTCGCGCCGCATCTATACGTACGACGCCGGCCAGGGCTGGGACCTGTGGAACCTGCTCGCGACCTACGGCACGTACCTGCTGGTGGTGGCGACGTCGGTGTTCGTGTGGAACTTCGTCCGCAGCCGCACGCGCGGCGCGATCGCCGGCAACGACCCCTGGGGCGCGGCGACGCTCGAGTGGTCCATCCCCTCGCCGCCGCCGGAGTACAACTTCGCGCAGCTGCCCGAGGTGACGTCGCGCTATCCGCTCTGGGACCTCAAGGCCCCGGAGAAGACCGCCGGCATCGAGCACTCGCATGCCGACGCGATGACGATCACCGACGCGCACGCCGTGCCGGTGCACGAGGAGACCGAGCGGCACACGGCCAAGGAACTCGGCATCCCGATGCCGTTGCCGACCGCCAAGCCGCTGTTCGTGGCGTTCATGATGGTCGTGATGTTCAGCGGCCTGCTCTTCCTGCGCAACGACATGTTCGCCGTGGCGATGACGCTCACCATCGGCGGAGGCGCGGCGATGGCCGTCGGCCTCTACCTGTGGCTCACCAGCCCCCTCGAGTAA
- a CDS encoding cytochrome c oxidase subunit 3 → MSAHTAAAHAAGHEDGHVHHHYTTTGLDNRKIAIWAFIGSECMLFASLIATYLIYKGKSLVGPFPHTEYVDAAGKVFKPILDIPVTSASTFVLLASSFAMVLALQAVQLKGVPLPAGAGWWTRAQRSSQLWLGVTAFLGATFLGFQAYEFTAFVHEGLTIKTNLFGSTFFTLTGFHGAHVTVGVLWLMSLLWVDRTRGLAGPGDELLVDITALYWHFVDVVWIVIFTLVYLIQ, encoded by the coding sequence ATGTCTGCGCATACTGCCGCTGCGCACGCCGCCGGTCACGAGGACGGCCACGTGCACCATCACTACACGACGACCGGGCTGGACAACCGGAAGATCGCCATCTGGGCGTTCATCGGGTCGGAGTGCATGCTCTTCGCGTCGCTGATCGCGACGTACCTGATCTACAAGGGCAAGTCGCTGGTCGGCCCCTTCCCGCACACGGAGTACGTGGACGCCGCGGGCAAGGTCTTCAAGCCGATCCTCGACATCCCCGTCACGTCGGCCTCGACCTTCGTGCTGCTGGCCTCGTCGTTCGCGATGGTGCTGGCCCTGCAGGCCGTGCAGCTCAAGGGCGTGCCGCTGCCCGCCGGCGCCGGCTGGTGGACGCGCGCCCAGCGCTCCTCGCAGCTCTGGCTCGGCGTCACGGCCTTCCTCGGCGCGACCTTCCTCGGCTTCCAGGCCTACGAGTTCACCGCCTTCGTGCACGAAGGCCTGACGATCAAGACCAACCTGTTCGGCTCGACGTTCTTCACGCTCACCGGCTTCCACGGCGCGCACGTGACGGTCGGCGTGCTCTGGCTGATGTCGTTGCTGTGGGTGGACCGCACGCGCGGCCTCGCAGGCCCGGGGGACGAGCTGCTCGTCGACATCACGGCGCTTTACTGGCACTTCGTCGACGTCGTCTGGATCGTGATCTTCACGCTCGTCTACCTCATCCAGTGA
- a CDS encoding cytochrome C oxidase subunit IV family protein, with amino-acid sequence MAHDNKHAAAHAHPSGNTYLKVFVILTVITVIEVWAYYIPALVASPLFNPSLIAMSAAKFAIVVLFYMHLKFDHKLFRVLFSGPLIIAGATIVALLFLFGQFAL; translated from the coding sequence ATGGCACACGACAACAAGCACGCCGCCGCCCACGCGCACCCGAGCGGCAACACGTACCTGAAGGTCTTCGTCATCCTCACGGTGATCACGGTCATCGAGGTCTGGGCGTACTACATCCCGGCCCTCGTCGCCTCGCCGCTGTTCAATCCGTCGCTGATCGCGATGTCGGCGGCCAAGTTCGCCATCGTCGTCCTGTTCTACATGCACCTCAAGTTCGACCACAAGCTGTTCCGGGTGCTGTTCAGCGGGCCGCTCATCATCGCCGGCGCCACGATCGTCGCGCTGCTCTTCCTCTTCGGGCAGTTCGCGCTCTAA
- a CDS encoding cytochrome c oxidase assembly protein, which produces MGLPQLFLHPNVDLSQGGFTVHWSTVIGLLALQALWILRVRAHRGEHRPTPWQATSFTLGLVVMFLSLNGPIHDISDYYLFTGHMVQHLVLTIVTPPLLLMGTPGWMLRPALRVGWVNATARVVTTPRAAITLFNLVLAGWHLPPLYNAAMYYHEVHIIQHLMFLVTAVLMWWPMLSPMPELPRLSYPGQMLYSFVMTLPMTIVSIFIVYADHVLYPAYASSPRLWGLSPLEDQRLGGLIMWIPGGLFFYLLTSVIFFKWVTSARDDQAAAQVR; this is translated from the coding sequence ATGGGCCTGCCGCAGCTGTTCCTCCACCCGAATGTCGACCTCAGCCAGGGCGGCTTCACCGTCCACTGGTCCACGGTCATCGGCCTGCTCGCCCTGCAGGCCCTGTGGATCCTGCGCGTGCGCGCGCATCGGGGCGAGCACCGGCCCACGCCCTGGCAGGCGACGTCGTTCACGCTGGGGCTCGTGGTCATGTTCCTGTCGCTGAACGGGCCCATCCACGATATCTCGGACTACTACTTGTTCACGGGCCACATGGTGCAGCACCTCGTGCTCACCATCGTGACGCCCCCGCTGCTGCTCATGGGCACACCGGGCTGGATGCTGCGGCCGGCCCTGCGGGTGGGCTGGGTGAACGCGACGGCGCGTGTCGTGACCACGCCACGGGCGGCGATCACGCTCTTCAACCTCGTGCTCGCCGGCTGGCACCTGCCACCGCTCTACAACGCGGCGATGTACTACCATGAGGTGCACATCATCCAGCACCTCATGTTCCTCGTGACCGCGGTGCTGATGTGGTGGCCGATGCTGAGCCCGATGCCGGAGCTGCCGCGGCTCAGCTACCCCGGGCAGATGCTCTACAGCTTCGTCATGACGCTGCCGATGACGATCGTCTCGATCTTCATCGTGTACGCCGATCACGTGCTGTATCCGGCCTACGCCAGTTCGCCGCGGCTCTGGGGGCTGTCGCCGCTCGAGGACCAGCGCCTAGGCGGGCTCATCATGTGGATCCCTGGCGGGCTGTTCTTCTATCTCCTGACCAGCGTGATCTTCTTCAAGTGGGTCACGTCGGCGCGGGACGACCAAGCGGCGGCGCAGGTGCGCTAG
- a CDS encoding M12 family metallo-peptidase — MFRIAPPLLLALALVAGCSAEGSAPHELRAAIADSLAMLRVEGTAPLSPEQATRIERIRTQPHVVDLQLARFEEPTANAIAIATAVTIPLDSVRIVGFTRNAMTVHADGRTSWSGQGDSPGQTIQLVFGSLGMYASATVGRHTYRVEPVGGGVHAVTRVDYRLLPTEEPTASGVLDADSVGRIDSTSLRGIDPTAGGLVLSASESAFGSQRASLRLSRTAASISQTDTTTVMVAYTSAVTAAVLEPASFIQLAVDETNTGYANSGIPLFIQLVHAGKVQYSELGKSHDQHLTAFRATADGVMDAVHGWRDQYLADVAVLLVDDGEACGLASQILATHTSAFAVVHHACATGNFTFGHEIGHLQGARHQLAYDPATSPFAYGHGFVAPSNSFRTVMAVVGPAPRVNHWSNDDDTNPVRGSAQSEDNARVLSETRSTVGAFRRHISVVIDGPASVRSYEFCTWNAVISGNVPAASYQWGGVASGSGSSITDVVSSTGTLSVVVYDAYGRGNVHELLVTVDDNGPSCGGNS, encoded by the coding sequence ATGTTTAGAATCGCCCCCCCCCTTCTACTCGCCCTGGCACTGGTGGCTGGCTGCTCGGCGGAAGGCTCGGCGCCACACGAACTCCGTGCGGCAATCGCGGACTCGCTTGCAATGCTGAGGGTCGAGGGGACGGCTCCGCTCTCGCCTGAACAAGCGACGAGGATAGAGCGGATTCGCACCCAGCCTCATGTAGTCGATCTCCAGTTGGCGCGCTTCGAGGAGCCAACGGCGAACGCGATTGCAATCGCGACTGCTGTGACGATTCCGCTAGACAGCGTCCGCATCGTGGGGTTCACGAGGAATGCGATGACCGTTCATGCGGATGGACGGACGTCATGGAGCGGGCAAGGTGATTCCCCCGGACAGACGATTCAACTTGTCTTCGGAAGTCTGGGCATGTACGCGAGCGCCACAGTGGGGCGGCACACCTACCGTGTTGAGCCTGTCGGGGGAGGAGTTCACGCAGTCACCCGCGTCGACTACCGGCTCCTGCCGACGGAGGAGCCAACCGCCAGCGGCGTTCTAGACGCAGATTCGGTCGGAAGAATCGACTCGACGTCACTCCGAGGTATCGACCCGACCGCAGGAGGTCTGGTATTGAGTGCGTCCGAGTCGGCATTCGGCAGCCAGAGAGCGAGTCTCCGACTAAGTCGCACGGCGGCCAGTATTTCGCAGACGGACACCACGACAGTTATGGTCGCATACACCTCAGCGGTTACAGCGGCCGTCCTCGAGCCAGCATCGTTCATTCAGCTTGCTGTGGACGAAACAAACACTGGATACGCGAATTCTGGAATCCCGTTGTTCATTCAACTTGTACACGCAGGAAAGGTACAGTACAGCGAACTTGGAAAATCGCACGATCAGCATCTCACTGCCTTCCGTGCTACAGCGGATGGGGTGATGGATGCCGTGCACGGTTGGCGCGACCAGTATCTGGCAGATGTCGCGGTGTTGCTGGTGGATGACGGCGAAGCGTGTGGCCTAGCATCCCAAATACTTGCGACCCACACGAGCGCATTTGCCGTTGTCCACCACGCTTGCGCTACGGGAAACTTCACGTTCGGGCATGAGATAGGGCATCTCCAAGGTGCGCGGCATCAACTGGCGTATGACCCTGCGACGTCGCCGTTCGCGTACGGACACGGTTTCGTTGCTCCGAGCAACTCATTCCGCACGGTTATGGCGGTCGTTGGACCGGCGCCGCGCGTGAACCACTGGTCAAACGACGATGACACAAACCCTGTCCGGGGTAGCGCTCAGAGTGAGGACAACGCCCGCGTTCTAAGCGAGACGCGATCAACAGTAGGCGCGTTCCGACGCCACATCTCGGTGGTGATCGACGGTCCAGCGTCCGTCCGCTCGTACGAGTTCTGTACATGGAACGCCGTAATCAGCGGCAATGTGCCTGCGGCTTCCTATCAGTGGGGCGGCGTCGCATCGGGTTCTGGATCGTCGATAACTGACGTGGTATCATCGACGGGAACCCTTAGTGTTGTCGTATACGACGCATACGGGCGCGGCAACGTGCATGAGCTACTGGTAACCGTCGACGATAACGGCCCGTCTTGTGGCGGAAACTCGTGA
- the dacB gene encoding D-alanyl-D-alanine carboxypeptidase/D-alanyl-D-alanine endopeptidase: MLRRDLSQLINASTISGEWGVMVVSLATGDTLFSREADELLLPASTMKLYTAALAFERFGPAHQFRTDVLRDGFIAADGTLDGNLYLKGAGDPALGARYARWNDGTPPMQSIAELVYASGVRRIRGDIVGDASAFESRRVPEGWRTRYLQAGYAARVSALSVNENIANVVVRSTASGATVTFDEPLIDLPIHPTVTVRPGSRSARIRVWQDTTEDRFRVHGWIGALSPERTYRVVVEQPERFAAAAFRAALQKRGIIVEGGARAEAAPPEAERLTAWASPPLAQLVLTMNGESNNHFAELLFRNAARSVRGVGSAEAANEALRSFLAERAGVRRDAVYAADGSGLSTLDRVTTRSMVQLLAYAQQAPWGEVFQATLPVAGRSETLRTRMRRTAADNNLRGKTGTTNDVSSLAGYVRTKDGELLAFAFLYNGRELWRARAAIDAMGVTLAGFAR; the protein is encoded by the coding sequence ATGCTCCGACGCGATCTCTCTCAGCTCATCAACGCCAGCACGATAAGCGGCGAGTGGGGCGTGATGGTCGTCTCGCTCGCGACCGGCGACACGCTGTTCTCCCGCGAGGCGGACGAGCTGCTCCTGCCGGCTTCGACGATGAAGCTCTACACCGCGGCGCTTGCCTTTGAGCGCTTCGGCCCCGCCCACCAGTTCCGCACGGACGTGCTGCGGGATGGATTCATCGCGGCCGACGGCACGCTCGACGGCAATCTCTATCTCAAGGGCGCTGGCGATCCGGCCCTCGGCGCACGCTATGCGCGCTGGAACGACGGCACGCCGCCGATGCAGTCGATCGCCGAGTTGGTGTATGCCAGCGGCGTACGACGCATCCGCGGCGACATCGTCGGCGATGCGTCGGCCTTCGAGAGCCGGCGCGTGCCCGAAGGCTGGCGCACGCGCTACCTGCAGGCGGGCTACGCCGCGCGGGTCTCGGCGCTCTCCGTGAACGAGAACATCGCGAACGTCGTCGTGCGGAGCACTGCGTCGGGCGCGACGGTCACCTTCGACGAGCCGCTGATCGACCTGCCGATCCATCCGACCGTCACCGTGCGCCCGGGCAGTCGTTCGGCACGCATCCGCGTCTGGCAGGACACCACGGAGGACCGATTCCGCGTGCACGGATGGATCGGGGCCTTGAGTCCGGAGCGCACGTATCGCGTGGTCGTCGAGCAGCCGGAGCGGTTTGCGGCGGCCGCGTTCCGTGCGGCGCTGCAGAAACGGGGCATCATCGTCGAAGGCGGGGCCCGTGCGGAAGCGGCGCCCCCGGAAGCCGAGCGGCTGACGGCCTGGGCCTCGCCGCCGCTGGCGCAGTTGGTACTGACGATGAACGGCGAGAGCAACAACCACTTCGCCGAACTGCTGTTCCGCAACGCAGCGCGCTCCGTGCGCGGCGTGGGCTCGGCCGAAGCGGCCAACGAGGCGCTGCGCAGCTTTCTCGCCGAGCGTGCCGGCGTGCGCCGCGACGCAGTGTATGCCGCAGACGGCAGCGGCCTCTCGACGCTGGACCGCGTGACGACGCGCTCGATGGTACAGTTGCTGGCCTACGCGCAACAGGCGCCGTGGGGCGAGGTGTTCCAGGCGACGCTGCCAGTCGCTGGCCGCTCGGAGACGCTGCGCACCCGCATGCGACGCACGGCGGCGGACAACAACCTGCGCGGCAAGACGGGCACGACGAACGACGTCAGTTCACTCGCCGGGTACGTGCGCACGAAGGACGGGGAGCTGCTGGCGTTCGCGTTCCTCTACAATGGGCGCGAGCTGTGGCGCGCGCGCGCGGCCATCGACGCGATGGGTGTGACGCTGGCGGGGTTTGCTAGGTGA
- a CDS encoding putative signal transducing protein produces MPENAYVVRTFQNSIEAEFAQAVLDANSIPSMLLKDNAGEMLPFLNILHPVRLVVRQGDVDTAVRLLDAAAATDPKPPEKPLLS; encoded by the coding sequence ATGCCAGAAAATGCGTACGTGGTCCGGACGTTCCAGAACAGCATTGAAGCCGAGTTTGCGCAGGCGGTGCTCGACGCCAACAGCATCCCGTCGATGCTGCTGAAGGACAATGCGGGTGAGATGCTGCCGTTCCTCAACATCCTGCATCCCGTGCGGCTGGTCGTGCGGCAGGGGGATGTGGACACGGCGGTGCGGTTGCTCGATGCGGCGGCGGCGACGGATCCAAAGCCGCCGGAGAAGCCATTGCTCAGCTGA
- a CDS encoding integrase core domain-containing protein produces MHVDTKALDRFVTAGHRAHGNRSKVGRRRGLGQDHLHVAVDDATRLAYAALLPTQDAAACTRFLEAARRWFAQLGIAVTGVMTDNAKAYTSHAVQAALAAHGIRHLRTKPYRPQTNGKAERFIQTALRRWAYKKPYRTSAHRNAALPDFLDCYNVERPHRSLGRVPPLLHFLMQREQRP; encoded by the coding sequence GTGCATGTCGACACGAAGGCCCTCGATCGCTTCGTCACGGCGGGCCATCGCGCGCACGGCAACCGCTCGAAGGTCGGCCGCCGTCGGGGGCTCGGGCAGGACCATCTCCACGTCGCGGTCGACGACGCGACGCGGCTCGCGTACGCGGCGCTGCTGCCGACACAGGACGCGGCGGCGTGCACCCGCTTCCTCGAGGCGGCGCGCCGCTGGTTTGCGCAGCTGGGCATCGCCGTCACCGGTGTGATGACCGACAACGCCAAGGCGTACACGAGCCACGCGGTGCAGGCCGCGCTGGCCGCGCACGGGATCCGGCACCTGCGCACCAAGCCCTACCGCCCGCAGACGAACGGCAAGGCGGAGCGCTTCATCCAGACCGCGCTCCGCCGCTGGGCCTACAAGAAGCCATACCGGACCTCGGCGCACCGCAACGCGGCGCTGCCCGACTTCCTAGATTGCTACAACGTCGAACGGCCGCACCGGTCGCTCGGCCGCGTCCCGCCGCTGCTCCACTTCCTCATGCAGCGTGAACAACGTCCTTAG